A window of the Hypanus sabinus isolate sHypSab1 unplaced genomic scaffold, sHypSab1.hap1 scaffold_1080, whole genome shotgun sequence genome harbors these coding sequences:
- the LOC132386265 gene encoding uncharacterized protein LOC132386265 produces the protein MDDRETYTIIQLVKPDSPSPSRAAQLEIVCVALMHMSAQASSVNGSFPSLSSETQRILDRMDDSGAFKNVKFTETDSPSPSGDEPDVSYVELHFKTLSVPRVRTNGDSLTSTYSELKFRKDEPLIDEGLAPPIASGPGELLITAQTDSQHNFRKVEPLINEDEDPPISPGPGGMPTAAQTAAQEKERKVKIGNRPYRVICLLCLVTSALIVTVVGLSIHVSQIRQSKVTSDRNYHELNSTLQSELSALNSNLSDLKR, from the exons atggacgacagaGAGACATACACGATTATTCAGCTCGTAAAACCAGACTCACCGTCTCCATCGAGAG CTGCTCAactggagattgtttgtgtcgCTCTGATGCACATGTCAGCACAGGCTTCCTCTGTCAACGGTTCCTTCCCCTCGCTGAGCTCAGAAACGCAGAGaatcctcgacaggatggacgacagcggGGCTTTCAAGAATGTGAAGTTTACAGAAACTGACTCACCGTCTCCATCGGGAG ATGAACCTGACGTATCGTATGTGGAACTTCATTTCAAGACCCTCTCTGTTCCTCGGGTCCGGACAAATGGAG ACAGTCTGACCTCCACCTACTCAGAGCTGAAATTTCGGAAAGACGAACCCCTCATCGATGAGGGTTTGGCTCCTCCCATTGCCTCAGGACCCGGCGAGCTGCTCATCACTGCAcagacag ATTCACAGCATAACTTTCGGAAGGTCGAACCCCTCATCAATGAGGACGAGGATCCTCCTATTTCCCCGGGACCCGGAGGGATGCCAACTGCtgcacaaacag CTGCGCAAGAAAAGGAGAggaaagtgaagatcggaaatagaccgtaccgtgtgatctgcctactctgcctcgttacatccgccctcatcgtgacagtggtcggtctctcgatccatg tgtcacagattcgtcagtctaaggTCACCTCCGACCGAAACTACCATGAGTTGAACTCAACCCTTCAGTCCGAGCTTTCTGCCCTCAACTCTAACCTGTCCGATCTTAAACGAAG